Part of the Carassius auratus strain Wakin chromosome 8, ASM336829v1, whole genome shotgun sequence genome is shown below.
gcttcaagagctcatgcttgCAGGCAGACCAGTGTTACAGTGACatgttactgacctcaaattGCTTCGAAACGCAATTTTcaactaccacattcctattcacgatcattctggtagtatgtgaaggcagcattagtgaaaaaaAGGCAGAGACAATgatagctttagcaacattagccttacagagagccaagaagctcttctggaaaacaaaatatgatgtgtGATGCTTACTATGTCTGGACATTTGAGCACAAAGCACTGGTATCGATCCCTTTTTCAGAAGCAATCCTTGCACAACCCCAGCGCTTAACTGACCCAATGTTATGAGGCAGTCGAATCcggtgtaaaatgttagcacaaagtataggatttttcaggtttttttccacTACATTTTCTTCGAATATAATTTAGAATGACTGAATCAACCTGACATGAAGTTAACAGTAAAAGTCTTTTAAGATTAAATCAGTTAGCAATAGTCAggaaggtttttttctttttttttccgaAAGAAATGActacttattcagcaaggatggatcaaattgatcaaaagacatAGTCGATacataaaaaatgctgttttgaactttctatgcatCAAACTATTAAACTAGAGACTTCTttgagaaacattaaaaaatcttacagagcccaaaggtttttttgtgtgtgtgtgtgtgaatttataaattataaatattaataaaacacacttttataaatattaataaaacacacttttaaCAGGTATACACATTTGTAAGTTTCTCTTCCTGAAATAGGGACTAAAAATACTGCCAATTTATCCGTTACTACACAGATTTTTGTCGAATCAGATAATTACTAGTTTATCCaagtccttttttttcttctattgttGAGGGATACTGGAATACATTGAACTCAGATATAAACTTTTCACATACTGTTCTTCTTGTACTATATAGTAGAGAagggtgaatatatatatatatatatatatattatacacagtgATTATATATACAGTGATATGTCCCTTCCAAACTTATTGTTTCAATGGGAAATATCAagaggtgaaaaaaaaaccttgacaacACTGTTTATGTGGAGCAAACACATCCAGACTGTCTGGGACTGGTTTAGATATAGCTTTTACTCTTGTTGTTATCAGACACACTTTTGTGGGCTACCAGTACTGCCCCTTGATTACTCAAATCTGCTTTGTAATTTCAATGTCTGCAGTGTCTAGTGTGGCTGTTATGGGATGTGTTTATGATCCGCTGCCTGTGTTTTGCAAAATAATAAGGCTTTTACCCCATGCTGTACTTTATATAAATGTGACCATGCACTAATGGATCCCTCCCTTGACTCACAGCAGACTAGTGTGCTGTTTAGAGCCATGCAGGGCAAGAGAATGATGATTTAACCCACACCCCATCATCAGAGAGGAGCCGtcctttttgttgtttatgtcaTTAGTTCCTGACGTACTGTATTGTTCATTTAGACCAATCTCTTTGTCCACGTAGAGGGCCTCAATGTCTCATTGGATTAGCTAATGAATAGCCGAAAATATgactaatttaaaatgattacattattGAAAGTAATTTTAAAGGACATATATAAAGGACATATATTTCTTGCTTTAAAcatcttcaatatatatattgaagcaattatttatttatttaccttttttgtaatggttaaaaaaaaattaagttgttattattaaaacCTTATTATTGTTTCTAAAgtaaattaaccttttttttaggaatttttattctactgttcaaaagtttagagtgAATAcgattttttataaattaatacttatattcaggatgcaaagtgacagtaaaggctttataatgttataatcttctgttcatcaaaaaatcctgacaaGAAAGGTACCAGTTTTCTCAAAGATATGCAGaacaagagttattttaaattgtaatagtatttctgGTTTAccttatttttgataaataaatgcagccttggtgagcataaacgACTtgtttcataaacataaaaaatcgtATCAATCCCAAACCACTGAACAGCAGTGTacatatttttactggaaacaaGACAATAAAATTGCATAACATCTCAGTTTTTTTTGTGTACAGTCAATAATCCACAGGGGTTTAGCATGTCACATCTGTTCTCACACTCTACAGAGCACTGACCACCAcaacagtcaggcacaagaacagttttttttcccGCTGGCTGTATTCAGCCTGAACAATTAAACTTTCATAATTATACATCACAATGGACATATTTATACAGAGAATCCAAAAATATGTACACTTGTAAACTGCACACTTTGCAAATATCTGCAGATTCTGCACACTTATAACACATCTGTACATTTATCTAAACATCATATATTAGTGTTATATTCCATCCCTAATGTGTTATTTCTATGTGTGTCTGCACTATCATGTACATGTATGTCTGCAGTATGTCTGCACTGGAAGCCCCTGTCGTCAAGTCAGATTCCTTGGTAATAAAgctcttctgattctgattctaatccTAAAAGAGTGGACAAAAAGGgttctttctttttcatcttttgcCTCTTGACCTGTAAGCTCTGTTTTTCCGAATGCTTCCTCCTGTCCAGTCAGAAGACTCTGGCAGAACCACACACCCATCTCATCCCAGCCGTCTCTCTCTTCACCTCTGCTGCCTTCCACTGCTTTGACAGTTGACCCCAATGTCCACACAAACACCTTCACACAGCACACTCTCCTTCCTCCATGAGACACACACTGACGCACATACAGCTAGACCCCACATCCACATGTGTGACTTTATGAACACGCATTCAaacatttctttctgtgtctgtctctcagaTGATTCCTCTTCAGAGAATGGCAGCACAGCGAACGGTCTGCCTGCACTGACTCCGCCTGGCGGTGCTGCCATGGCGACAGGAGGAGTTCCTGCATCTGAGGGGGTGGTTCCATACGGAGAGGTGAACGGTAATGGTGCCGCAGCGCCACTGGACTTCAGCAACACTTCATCGTCCTCTTCATCGCAGGAGGGACAGCAGCCTGTCAACCTGAGCGACAGACTCACACTCGGATCCTACACATCTGACCCCAACAGAAAATTCCCCGTCAAAACTGAGTACGGTAACAAGGTATGAGACAACATTTTTCCGTATTATTCTTAAGAATTGTAATGTTCAAATGTAAGGTAATAGTATCCATAATGGTGTTCAGATTCTGACATACTGTTTGTTGTACAGTCCCCTCAGTACAGCTCAGGAAGCTATGACTCTGTCAAGACGGAACTGAGCACGTGCGGGGAGGACATGACCCCCGGCCGCTCACAGGTCAtagatgatgatgacgacgatcACGATGACCATGATGACAGTGACAAGATAAATGACGCCGAGGGCCTGGACCCTGAACGACTTAAAGCTTTTAATGTGAGACTGATTCCCTTAACTACTTTATCGCTCATATTTCTTATAGTGGACATCAGATTTGGTATTTTCTAGCTGTTAAGCTTCAGTTACCTACATAGCTTATTTTTGGAGGTACAGTGGAGTCCAAAAGTCTGAAAAACACATTTGACAGACTGGGATTCAAAAACAGTgtaatctttttaaaatgtaaagcaaagaaatgcaatttacgaaaaatgaataagaacaatttatttattttgagctgtTCTTAAATCATGGTGGTCTGGATTGGGACCAAAGCTAAATCTATTCAAAACATTTATGTTAATTGAAATacagcagaaataaaatagaaatatttggcgaaaactcaaactaaaaagttttaaatgttgccttggtaacTAGGTTTGGGTTCTAAAATTAATTACTGGAAATAAGTAAAAACCAAAATAAGACTGAAAAACTAGTTTAAACCTAATGAAAAAAATGTAGCACTTAAATTATATTAGTCTAATTAATATGATCGTCAGGTTTTACACAGACTGGTGGAGTTCATGCAGCTTGAGAAAACAAGTATGAAGACATACAGAAATTCTTATATTGACTTTTTAATTTCCACCTTTCTCTCAAATTGTTATGCTGGTAATATAAATTACATTGAGGgaaaaaatcatttgaataaaaatagaaacaactCGGTGCCCTGCTGAACCCTAATGATTATTTTCTTCTCAAAGTTGAAGTAAAAGTTTCTCCAGTTACATTTCTCTTCCCTCTTCATGCTTACACCTTAATGACAAACAtcagattaaattaaatacaattattttcctGTTATATGCTCTATTCTTTTCTATTTCATTTGTTGGACTGCTcttatatttctttgttttcagaTGTTTGTGCGGTTGTTTGTGGATGAGAACTTAGACCGGATGGTTCCAATCTCAAAGCAGCCCAAAGAGAAAATCCAGGCCATCATCGAGTCCTGCAGCCGCCAGTTCCCAGAGTTCCAAGAACGTGCTCGCAAGCGTATCCGAACCTACCTCAAATCCTGTCGCCGCATGAAGAAGGGTGGCTTTGAGGTAGGGGAATTAGGAATCATGGGAATTTGCTGACAAACAAACACGCACATCTGCCGTAATTAACTGTGCTATGACAATACCACAGACAATCTAAAATGTATCAAATCAAATTCAAGCTTGATTATTTTTCTGCTACATATAGCAAACTACTGACCTCTAGTGGCTGATACGGTCACAGCCAGTCAATTTTTAACCCTGGTACTTGAGGACCACAGCACTGAACATTATTATTTACCAACTCTGATTCAACTTATTAGCTCCATGACCTTATTTTGGACTTATTTTCTGCATctcatttgaattaaatgttgtaaaacagGCATTTCGGGAAACGATTGTACTAGTAGAGACAAAGAATTActgaaatcaaatgtttttttgtatttttttacttgaatgtaTATGAGTAGTTGCAACAAGAAGGATGTATGTCTATACTGTTATTTTCCCTTTTAAATGATCTTTcgttaactttttaataaaatatccaTTTGAATGAGTTCAGTTCCAGAGAAAGGCtaaaataatacagatttttactacagtttaaattataatatgaCTTAAAAACAACATCCTACAAGATTAGAACATTGTAAGAAATTCATAAGGTGGTGACCTTTGCTTTCTGCCCTCTCCGATGGCGTCAGACACGGCCCACACCCCCTCACCTCACCTCCGCCATGGCTGAGAACATCCTTGCAGCAGCATGTGAGAGCGAAACACGGAATGCTGCGAAGAGGATGCGCCTTGACATCTATCAGGCCCATGTGAGTGCATGTGGGCACTGATCTCTAGATATTAAATCAAATTGAATGCATTCCAAGAAAATGTTGATTGGTTTTTAGATTACTTGGTGAGATATCTGTGTCTTTCTTTGCCTTATCGCTTCTCTTTGTCCTTCCATTTTGTCCATACAGGATGAGTCATTTGCAGCAGACAAGCCTAACTCCAGAGATCCGGCTGCTCTGGCTAACTCAGGCTTCACACTGGCCGCCTCGGCCTACTCCCAGGACCAACTCTACACCAATGGTGGACTTAATTACAGTTTCCGTGGATACGGGACCATTGGCAACAGCCTCCAAAACAATGGCACAACACAAACCAATGGTGGGTGAAACACATATTGTAATAACCCTATTCCAGTATTTTCTATAGATCTACTGgataactattttatatatatgtccctttgtttttttttaggtccCACTGATCTCAGTATGAAATCTTTGGCATCCAACAGCACGTCCTCCTCCAGTTCAAACAGTCATGGTCAGGGCGGAGGGGGCGGAGGGGCATCTGCCCAGCTCAGCCCGCCCGAGGTCACGGCTGTTCGGCAACTGATTGCGGGTTACCGTGAGTCTGCGGCCTTCCTGCTCCGCTCTGCTGATGAGCTTGAGAACCTCATACTGCAGCAGAACTGAGAACTGCACACAGGCTGGTGCTGCCCGTCTCTCTTTAACACACAAAAATGCACACTATGACAGGAAAGTTACATGTAGCTATGTGCACTTAAACACATATACACCTAAAGCCCATAGGCGGAGTTTGACACCACTTAGGGGGAGCAAAATGGGGGGATCAGAAGAAGCGGTGTCTGAAACGCACATACAGGGTAAAATATTAAGAACATGGTTCACTGGCCATGAACCTGTAATttgctaattttttaaaaacataacacaacattttatttaaatgtaaattacttattattattattattatattattgatttCAGTAAAAAGCAAAGCACAGGTCATTGTTTCcaatatttatatgaaacgcTACCTCTCATAAAAACTTTAAAGTAATTACGGGGTTGTTAGATAAAAACCTTGAGGTGTAACCATGAATAACTGGTAACTTTATCTGGAACGCCAACATAAAACATGGATTtaattttaaccttttattgcaCTGtagtaaaatgttaaaataaaaaccatgTATTATGTTACCATTCTAAATAAAATGACCAGCCAAACTGAACTTGTATTTGGCACTTGGTAAGTATTATTTTTTGGCTGAAACTATATAAGGTGCTTTACACAGACTTGTTAATGCACATAGAAGAATAAACTGCAGTCACTAGAATCAGTGTTTAAGGCACTTGAAGTATCTTGTTGATTCTTGTGCACAGCAAACAAAATTTATTGACACAGAACAGAAAAAGGCGAATTTTGCCCACaacaatgtaattaataaaaatatcatatatttattaatataatttagtaaatgatttaatttattaatgtatttatgaaGATAACTTTATTTCTAAGCTTtacaaaatcaaaaataaaacagtttcagACACTCGAATCCCCCCGATATCCCCCAAACTGCCTATGCTCTTTCTATAAACCTACCTATCACACATTGCTCATGACAGCTTTATGTCCATGATAGTGTCTTTATCAAATTTCCTTACCTTTGAGTCCAGCGAGGTTTAATCCTTTTCGGAGGGCTGAGATGTCTTGTTAAACGTGGTTTTATGATGAGATGATCAGAACACAAAGCAAGAGGTGTCTGTACTCACAGCAGCATTGCAAGTGTCTTGCACAGAGCACAATCACACAGTGAGAGCTATCAGTCCACCACAGAGAGTTCAGActtttcagacacacacacgcacacaaaaaaaacaaaaaatagctgTAAATTTAGGAGTGATGCCCAAAACCTACACAGAATGATGTCATCTCCTGCCTAAAGTTTACGCTATGGCACAAAATACATAGATTAGGTTCCTATATGTCAATGGCATCTTGTTTTATAGAATTTGAAAAGTTCCTCAGATGTATTAGTTGTTCTTTTACCATAGACATATCCACACAGCATTTGCTCCAGATTTAGCCATTTTAGATATAGAACAGATCTAAGAGAAAAGGGTTTTTGTAAGATCTCTCTTCTTCTGTTCAATGCTAATGAGGTTTGGGGAGAAGGTGCAATGTAGATGATAATCGTTAATCGTCGTGTGTTTTCATTCAGAAACACATTAACAgatgtcttttgtacatatatatatatatatatatatatatattcctcatTCAAATTTAAGAAATTTCATCCTAGCTTACACATGCACACTTAAAAGACTGCGAAAATAAATGGTCATTAgtggttgcaaaaaaaaaagaagatgctgAAATTCTATTGGTTGGGAATGTTGGACATTATGCAAATGAAGCTGTGCTGAGTTGAACACTTTGAACTTAAATGCTTGATTGCCTTGGCAAACCTCCATGCACTGTAGGAAAATTACTCACAGGAACACGAGCGACATTGACCTCCCAGACAAGAGGGCCGTAGATTGACttgttaaaaaaaaggaaaaaaagaacaaggaCTGCAGTCCCCATGCTGCACTGCATCGAAAACACATTCTGTTAAGTTGTGAatgctgctcttttttttctaACCTCATGACTGAGACACTTTCATCTTCACAGGGACCAATCAAAACAGAGGGACTTAACATCTTATTGGCACaaattgctttatatatatagtgAGTTTGAGAGAAAGGACCTAATTATTAGCAGAAGGGAAACAACGGTGACATCCTTTGCTTTCAGTCAGCAACACCCAAGAGCTTAAAGAGGCATTGATTGGTGGACTAAGGTAGCATCATCCGCAGGAACCGAGTGTAGAACATTGACGATGCATTGCCCCTCAAACACCAGCCTCATTCTTCCTCCTGCCTGCATTTTCTCATGTTCACAAATGCCATtgttaaaaactgtattaaaaaaaaagcaaaagacaATCCTGAACAATTGTGACTTGATCCCTCGGAAAACGGCATAGCGTTGTTGTGTTGGGTCTCACTCTGATTCTCTAGCCTTTAGTGGAGTGGTGACAATACAGGGCCTTCAAGTCTTGTAGCCATAGCTTGAACCGTGTCCTCACTCTGCAACATGATTATGCGGAACAGAGCATTTTCCTCTGTTTAGCTgcaaacattctttttttattatctggatatatttatttctgtcttgCCATTCCAGTTGtgctttatttgttgttttgtgtaacttttttatttagtaaattaaatatattttttgttgactttttctTTAAATACTCTGGTTGTAGAACACTGAAGGGAATAGATGTTGCGAGTCTCAATATTCCAAATGTAAAACATGCATCTCAGATTGGTCTCCAAATGACTGAATACGACATCCAAATGACACAATTTCTAAAGAGAAAAAAGTTCTTCAACAGCTTAGTTACAGTTGATATATGGCTCAAAGCCTGCTTATTACCTCTTACTTGTTACTCATTGAAATAGATTCATTGATAAACAAATGAAATTATATGTGCAGGATCATTAGTTAAGTTATATTCAGATGTTAcactttataaatgattaaattggTTAACATAGTAGCACTTTACAATCCGCGAAGGAAAAATGTTTATGGGATGGAGCCTTGAAACCGACTAAATGATCCTAAATTATGAAATGCAGCTGATCATTCTCAAGCCATAATGTTCTGTCTTTATTtgctttatattgtaataatttgtTCCCTTACACCATGCAGGAGAATGTGAACCCGTCAAACATTGGGCTTTGAGTTGAGGAAAGAAAAATGTGTCTGGGCTTATTCTAATTATTTGGTGATTGCAAGAAAGCGAGCATTTGAATTTACTCAGACCATAAATGTGTTGGTGTACTGAGAGTTCGAAAGTTGTACCAGGTCATTGATCTTTGTTTGCTCTGATTTTTTGCTCtttgttttgtacattttgtttctAAATGACATTAGAAGTGTAAGCTGTCTGGACATCTGAGGTTGGTGAACACATGACacatgaaaagaaaaaggaaaaggaaagaaattctacaacttttttttttaaccgtgcAGCTAAACTCTGCAATCAAATGTGGTAACAACCATTGCCtgtgatatattttaattttgtggtgctttgta
Proteins encoded:
- the nol4la gene encoding nucleolar protein 4-like isoform X1, whose amino-acid sequence is MATKKPCADLTKRSRSPVVLEAEMFSEFQDWCLRTYGDSGKTKTVTRRKYNKIMQTLLQNEESDGVYVDNSHINAKFKFWVKSKGFQVGSNILGEHNKKESSGKPVLYVPVKSTCSDGGAAQDSSLKRVAVVEDFFDIIYAMHVEMGADPGRAPKHAGQKKTYKAIAETYAFLPREAVTRFLMSCGECQKRMHINPSTAEFKENDRPTSLVPDLIDYNMPLTATYLKQMKLQCMNTNEQDESSVSSEDLDMAEPAWVSTERAPAAEPSSPTAPYTERMPTPPQPSIKEEEDDSSSENGSTANGLPALTPPGGAAMATGGVPASEGVVPYGEVNGNGAAAPLDFSNTSSSSSSQEGQQPVNLSDRLTLGSYTSDPNRKFPVKTEYGNKSPQYSSGSYDSVKTELSTCGEDMTPGRSQVIDDDDDDHDDHDDSDKINDAEGLDPERLKAFNMFVRLFVDENLDRMVPISKQPKEKIQAIIESCSRQFPEFQERARKRIRTYLKSCRRMKKGGFETRPTPPHLTSAMAENILAAACESETRNAAKRMRLDIYQAHDESFAADKPNSRDPAALANSGFTLAASAYSQDQLYTNGGLNYSFRGYGTIGNSLQNNGTTQTNGPTDLSMKSLASNSTSSSSSNSHGQGGGGGGASAQLSPPEVTAVRQLIAGYRESAAFLLRSADELENLILQQN
- the nol4la gene encoding nucleolar protein 4-like isoform X2: MRCSDGGAAQDSSLKRVAVVEDFFDIIYAMHVEMGADPGRAPKHAGQKKTYKAIAETYAFLPREAVTRFLMSCGECQKRMHINPSTAEFKENDRPTSLVPDLIDYNMPLTATYLKQMKLQCMNTNEQDESSVSSEDLDMAEPAWVSTERAPAAEPSSPTAPYTERMPTPPQPSIKEEEDDSSSENGSTANGLPALTPPGGAAMATGGVPASEGVVPYGEVNGNGAAAPLDFSNTSSSSSSQEGQQPVNLSDRLTLGSYTSDPNRKFPVKTEYGNKSPQYSSGSYDSVKTELSTCGEDMTPGRSQVIDDDDDDHDDHDDSDKINDAEGLDPERLKAFNMFVRLFVDENLDRMVPISKQPKEKIQAIIESCSRQFPEFQERARKRIRTYLKSCRRMKKGGFETRPTPPHLTSAMAENILAAACESETRNAAKRMRLDIYQAHDESFAADKPNSRDPAALANSGFTLAASAYSQDQLYTNGGLNYSFRGYGTIGNSLQNNGTTQTNGPTDLSMKSLASNSTSSSSSNSHGQGGGGGGASAQLSPPEVTAVRQLIAGYRESAAFLLRSADELENLILQQN